The genome window GGCAGTGCCCTGTAATGAATGCGTGGCACAGGCCACTCTGGGACATACTGAAAACCATGGGATTGTATACCTTCAAggctgaactttaaaaaattaacagccTTATTGAGATCTCACTGATGCACCATAAAGTAGCATATGTAAGGCTTAAATTAAGCACGTGGAGCCAGTCCATTGAAGGCATCCAGTGTTCACAGCCAGGCCTGTCAGTTCACTTTATTAAGCTGATTTATTAAAGATGgttttggtttccattttccaTTAAGAGAGCTAATAAAAGCTATAAAGTAGTGTCCTCTTTTTAAGATCAGAATGGCCTTCCTTGCTTCAGAAGAACTGGATGGTGTGGAAGAAAAACACTTGTCTCAAGCTTCCCTTTCCCAGAGCTCCTTCCCACTGCCCCAGGCACGGACCAGGCTCCTGGGGGCAATAATCCACCTCTGGCCGCTGGGGCTCGTCCTGGCCAACACAGCTGTGGGTGTACACAGCTTTCAGAGGAAACTGGTGGTCAGGGCCTGCCTCCAGCTTCCCACAAGCAGCCCCAGTAGCTGCAGCGTCCAGACAGCACAACAAAAACAAGCTGGCGTGGCATCCATCCGAGCACGGCCTCAGGTAAGCTGTGATGGGATGGCAgtcctgcccacagcagccccGGGTCCCTCACACCCCACCACAGAAGGCAGGAGGCATGACAGGCTGGGACAGGAGCAGCCTGGCTCCACAGGGAAGCCGGAAGCCTGGGCTTCCCCCCTGGCTGCAggtttggattgtttccaccatTACAACTAGGAATTCCCCAGAGtctttttacttattaaaaacTACCTTTAAGGGTTCTAGCATCACCTCTGAGTCTTTTAATTGAGTCCCACTTTCAAAAATTGTGGGCTTTCATAAAGGTTTACTCCCTCCAGTGGCACTGGGTTTAGCACCAGGTTTCCTCCAGTGGTATTACCTGGTTTATCTCCCATTCTAGCTGAAGAAATAGCAAGTGGGTGAGTAAGTGGTCCACatgctctgtttttattttatgggCAGCCAGGGAGAAAGCCAGCATATTAAAAGGGCTAATACTCAACCTAGTACATGGGGTCACAGCCCAGGAGTAAGTGACAAGGCTGCTGGAAGCAAACACTGAACTTCTTACCAGTGGAATTACAATAGGACAACGACGCATGGGCTAGCCAGGTGGAAACACTGTCTGATCTTCCAGCTTTAAGCAGTTGTAAGAATCACAGGTGATACTCCCAGTAGGGGAGAGCTCTCTTCTAGTGTTTTCATCTGTCTCACTGAATGGATGGGAAGTGTTACATTTTAATACAGCTTTATTACTTTGCCACTGTTTTAAAATGAGGGGAGAATGTTGATTACTAACTCAATCCTGCTGCTGCTGTGACTCATACCAGCACAGATCATCCTCACCTTGCAATCGGGTTACACCTGATAAACCCACCACAAATTGAAAACACTGGAAGTCGAAATGTATTTAATACACCTATACTGCACATCGTAGCTTAGCCTACcctaaatgtgctcagaacacttacacgAGGCTACAGTTGGGCAAATACCTAATACAAAGCCTCTTTCATAATAAAGTGAATACCTCATGTGATTTACTGAATACCACTTAAAGTTAACAGGAGAATGGTTTGAAGTACAGCAGTTATTGGCCCTCATGCTCGTGTGGGTGGCTGGGAGCTGTGGCTGGCTGCCACTGCCCAGCACCCCAAGTATCATGCCAGGgaaagatccaaattcaaaattttagAGTATGGTTTCTACCAAATACATAAGTGCTTTTGAACCATCATAAGTCAGGGACTGTCCACACTTGCTTGTCCACACCTCTCAGCATTTCTAGCATTTGCTCTGTAAGGTGCCTTTAGGCCCCCAGCTCTCCTGGGAGCTGGAATTAAGCTGCCTCTCTCCCCAGGGCTCCATAAAGTTTCACTGCAGAAAGTCTCCACTGCGCTATGCTGACATCTGCCCTGAGCCTTCACCCTACAGCGTTACTGGCTTTAATCAGATTCTGCTGGAATGACAGGCTGGGCCACGTGTGATCTCTCACCTTCCATCCTCACCTAGTTGGGTGATCACTGGTGCCTTTATTCTCTAAGGCCTTTTCTTGCCAGCTGCCTTGCCAAAGACATTTAATCAATCTCCCACAGTGACTCCAACCACACGAGAGGCAATGCTGCCACCTGCATGCCAAGGGCTGCAGCAGTGACTGCACCACTGGGCTGGGCTCCTGTCTGCACTTCAAGCCCTGACAGTCGTCAGGGTTAGTACCAGCCAAGGCTAAGAAAACATCAGGGCCACGGAGAACTCCACTATACTTCACTACCTTCACAGATAACTCAGCAGTGTCCATCAGGACAGTGAGGCACCCCCTGGTCCCCACCAGCAGGGAAGTCAGCTTGATATTAGCTCTAAAGTTTTGGCTGGCAGAATTCTGCATTTAGTTCCTTAAAGGGAACAAAACTTTACTATTTAATACATTGTTGACTTATTTAATGTAATTTCAAGCATTCGCTTATAAACCTATAATGAGCAATGCAGTGTACCATACAACCATGCCTTGATTTTATTAACTGAGCAAGTTTTAACTCAAATGGGTGTGAAACTTGATAAATATCACTCATGATGTCTATCTTAACTGTaccaaaaattaaacatttaaaaacaaccaTCTGAATGTCAAATTTTCTTCCCATAAAGGGTTTGCCACACTGAGTGCCCCCATGTGCCTGAGACAAGCCCACATCAAGGGAGGTGAAGCTGTGCATGGCCTACCCGATGTCAGCAGGTCTTCATCCTGAAAATCACTTGCTCAGGGCCCCATACTAGCTGGGTTCCTATAAGAGGGAGCAGGCAGATTCTGAGTCAAGCAGAAGCCTGACTGAGTAGCATAATAAATCCGCTTTAGGAATCCTCGTTCTGGGGCGGTGCCACAATCCTTAAACAGCAGTCAGCAAACTCCACGAACAAAGGCTCCTGCATGCAGGCTTTCATGAGCTTTGCCTTGTTGTCCCCCTGGTCAAGGCTGACCATCAACTCTCTAAGGTGTGGGTTGAGCAGTAAGCTTCTTAATGCTGCACACTCCCCTAAAAATTAACAAGGAAAGAAAGCCAATCGGTCTTTAAGTGAGAACAGGTAGAGATAACCAAAAGCCAAGTGTTTCAAGTGTAATACATCAAGAATATTGGTCTTCAATCAAAAATCCCCTTAACCTTTAAACCTGCAAATTAACCCAATGCTTCATATAAACAAGGTGAGATCAGCTAATCGGGTTATTTTCAAGTTAAACAttaccacagattttttttttggtactgttAGAAATATTTTAGCTTTATGTCATTCaagctaaaaatatattttaccagTACAGATAGAGAGCAACAATGGTAAGTTGTTGACATGTTTTCACAGGCATGAAGGTTCCTGGTGAGGACAGTTATACCAAATACTTGGCGTAAGTTTAAGTGCTTGATCCCTGTGAAGCAGGATCGGTAGCAGTGAACTGACACATCTGTATGGTGCCTGAGTTCACGAGACTGCTCACAGCTCTCCACAGCTCAGCTCCACCCTTGGTCTAATTACTACCACAGGACTGGGTGCAAAGCACCCAAGTCAGCCTGACTGAAATGGGAAGAATCAAAGTAATGACCACCTTTAGGAACTCTTCCAACCATTACTTACATACCTATAACTGCTATAAAGACTCGCTGAGCTGTCCTACAAAATGCTGGGCATATTAACAGCCACATCCCCTTAAAAAGTCAACTCCTGGGATCACCCAATCTGCATTAATGGCTGGACTATAAATTGAGCATGAGGGACATGGGAATAAATGCAGCCCTTGACCTAGACTGGTGAGAGAAATTGCCATAAAATGTGATAAGATATTACAAGGCACCATGGGAAGCTGCTATAGAAGTGCCTATGAGAGTGAGGGAATGAGAGAGACAAAAGATCAAGAAAAGTTTagttgaagaaagaaaaactgaatcaaGCCCTGAAAGAGAATTTTGCTCACTCACAAAGCCAGCAGGAGGATCCCAATGGCCTTATAGCAGGGAGGCGTGGAAGCCCTGGGCGTCCACAGAATCATGTGGCTGTGGGAAGGGTTCTGCCTGCCATGACAAACTAAGAACTTCAAAAAATTACATTCTACACAATAGATTACATGTATCTCAATAGTTGACAAAGAAATGAACAAGCACAGCATAGGCTTACCTAAATTctttaaattctgcaaagaaactCTGTCTTCTTCCTCATCACTATTGAGAAAATCACCTACAGAGTCATCGTCATCTAAagaatatataacacatatatatatataacatataattaacacaaatatatataactGTGACTAAAATGAAAGCCGAGGACCAGATTTTACCTACTCtaataaacacatgcacacatacagtaacaggtgtgtaagcaggcacagacaaaacaaaaataacctcTTTTCTCTGGAATTTTGTGACTGCACAACACTCTTAGGGAAGTGAAAGAACTGGTGGGTCTAACAAATGCATCTAAGTATTCACACACTATGTTTCTCTGGTCTTTGGGCTTAGAGCCTGACTCCAATTCTTATCACCCTACTTCCCCTCATTATGGCTCCAGCCCTGTTATGAGCCAAAAACTTAGATCCTCTATAAAAACCTGCCAATGTGAATCCCCTGTGCTTTCAGCATGGACAAATTTCTGGCACTGCCTGAACCCAACAAGCTTCTCAAAGGGCAGAAACGGGCGATCCCCTTGGTGTGAATGTTCAATACCTCTGGTGGCGCCAGGAGGGGTTGCTTTCAGAGCCTGGCATGGTGCATGACACCCATAAGGTATTAAAGGAGaggttggctggctggctgggataGCAGCCCACGCTCCTGCTATAAGCTATGAGAAACCCAGAGCAGCAGCAGGCGACCTAGGCCACAAGCAATCTCCCTGCTGGACCCGGCTCAGGTGAACtgacagccccagccaggcccatGGTTGTAGACCTGAAAAGCCATGACTGAAGACTCTCAACAGCAAggtccacccctcacccccaaacCACCACTTTGGCCATTCTCCCATCTGCTCCCATACTTCTTGTCCTGAACACTGGCTTCGGGCTGCTCTGTGGTACCCCCCACCTCCTGATGACAGGTGCCCCCACTCCTGGTGCTCAGGGCCAAGGCAGCTGCTGCTCCCTAATGAACCCATCATTATccactccctgccccagcccaagtctcttctttcctttccttccgaTGTTTTCTATTTGAACCCTTTcccaggttttgtttgtttgaagtcAGTTAACCCACCTTCATCTTCCACAGGCTTTATACTTTTTACAATAGCAGctgatcttatttttttctcgCCAGGATGAGTTTCAGGATTGCACTGCTCTGAAAGAGACACAGATCTCAGGTGCACATCACCTCCATCTGAGTGACAAGGCGGCACCTCCCCACCAAGGCAGCATCTAGGTGGGAAGTGTATGTGCAGGGTAAGGGCTATGAGTGGGGTGGAGATGGATAGAGAGAATGTGAAAGATCAGATCAAGGGGCAgtataagaaaaagaacaagccATCGTGGGCCTGGTGGAAGGGCTGAGGGAACAGACCTCATGCATCTGTAGGGTCTGTCCCCTTCCTCACTGCCCTAATTGTGGCTTTCACCACAATCAAGTGGCACACTATTTTCAATTAGCATCAAACTATTTTCTCAGCAGTTTCAGATAACAAATTTGCATGCACCATGTGCTACTGGGAATACACATGTGAAAGTCCTCAGGCCCCTCTCAGAGGGGTTCAGTCTTATGGCTGACAGCTAGAAACACGGATAAAATGAGTCTGATCTAATTCATGTGAGAAAGCCAAGAAGCCAACCAAGAGGAGTCTGGCAGGGAGAGGTGTTGCCAGGTGGAGAGTGCATTCCTGGCAGAGGGGTCTATAGCAGGACCCGACCCTTGAAAGAATAGGGGCAAACGCAAGGAGACGGTGATGAGCAACTGCCAGCTGATTAGCAAGGCAGGCCTGGCAGGTGGCTGGGGCACAAGCAGAAGCAGCAAAAGACCACAACACAAGGGAGGTTCACCTTTCTTCCCAAGACAGAGTCTCTCAGCAAGGGTGCTGCTGTATTAGGGCAGAAAGGTATTTAATGCTGTAGGATAGTCTGACTCCCGCAGTATGTCTGAGTCAATACCAGTTAACCTCAGTACGGCCAACCCCTCCTCAACGACAGTGACAACAAACACAATGTGACCCTCTGTCTCCCTAGAAACCTCAGTACGGCCAACCCCTCCTCAACGACAGTGACAACAAACCCAATGTGACCTTGTCTCCCTAGAAACCTCAGTACAGCCAACCCCTCCTCAACGACAGTGACAACAAACACAATGTGAATGAACCTCTGTCTCCCTAGAAAGAGCAATACCCAGCTTAACA of Manis javanica isolate MJ-LG chromosome 4, MJ_LKY, whole genome shotgun sequence contains these proteins:
- the ZNHIT3 gene encoding zinc finger HIT domain-containing protein 3, whose product is MASLSCSTVVCVICLEKPKYRCPACRVPYCSVTCFRKHKEQCNPETHPGEKKIRSAAIVKSIKPVEDEDDDDSVGDFLNSDEEEDRVSLQNLKNLGECAALRSLLLNPHLRELMVSLDQGDNKAKLMKACMQEPLFVEFADCCLRIVAPPQNEDS